A region from the Oceanidesulfovibrio marinus genome encodes:
- a CDS encoding SpoIID/LytB domain-containing protein, with protein sequence MNHDPAHARFTGCLCALIVGGLLCASPCIAQDSAGKFDPDPMLRRAHMLFDSGQMLESIALYEDIARMSADPDYTVYCYVRVADVLALFLDQRELALTYYDKVIREYPGNWNLANAYFNSAMLLFAEHRYEDATKRFQRYLELFPEARKTATARYMIERMQKETPGPAPVPGVDKTPMPEAEPMVRVLLITADSLQLEFPHSVVMHAASGRRDKLAPGTYRLRVLDGGVSMEGRGLGEEVSFDAGPHGFAHAGRSYAGEAVVSVQGGSMTLINRLPMEQYLEGVVPSEMPPSFAPAALRAQAVAARTFAWRIVTRTREAGKPYDLSAGMMDQAYLGMGVANVATQDAVRLTRGQVLLYHDAPAFTAFHAHSGGVLEDDAAVWSANMPYLKVADDERSEDYKSLDWEYRIAPSELARLLKRNGFSLSRVEGLRVDGRSTSGRIAEVAVTTDDGVLHIRGNSFRLLVGPARMRSLLCDVSRDEDGQFVFNGRGYGHGVGMSQWGAQAMAYAGKDYKDILSTYYPGTTLRALYN encoded by the coding sequence ATGAACCACGACCCGGCCCACGCGCGATTCACCGGTTGCCTCTGCGCCCTCATCGTGGGCGGGCTCCTTTGCGCCTCGCCGTGCATCGCGCAGGACTCGGCCGGGAAATTCGATCCGGACCCCATGCTCCGGCGGGCGCACATGCTCTTTGACAGCGGCCAGATGCTCGAAAGCATCGCGCTGTACGAGGACATCGCCCGCATGAGCGCCGACCCGGACTACACCGTGTACTGCTACGTGCGCGTGGCCGACGTGCTCGCCCTGTTCCTGGACCAGCGGGAGCTGGCGCTCACCTATTACGACAAAGTAATCCGCGAGTACCCCGGCAACTGGAATCTGGCCAACGCCTACTTCAACTCCGCCATGCTCCTTTTTGCCGAGCACCGCTACGAGGATGCGACCAAGCGTTTCCAGCGCTACCTGGAGCTCTTTCCCGAGGCCAGGAAGACGGCCACGGCGCGGTACATGATCGAGCGCATGCAGAAGGAGACGCCCGGACCGGCGCCTGTTCCCGGCGTGGACAAGACGCCCATGCCGGAGGCGGAGCCCATGGTTCGCGTGCTGCTCATCACCGCGGACAGCCTGCAACTGGAGTTTCCCCATAGCGTGGTCATGCACGCCGCGTCCGGCCGGCGGGACAAGCTGGCCCCAGGCACCTACAGGCTTCGCGTTCTGGACGGCGGCGTGAGCATGGAAGGCCGTGGCCTGGGCGAGGAGGTTTCCTTCGACGCCGGGCCGCACGGCTTCGCCCATGCAGGCAGGAGCTACGCCGGCGAGGCCGTGGTCAGCGTGCAGGGCGGCTCCATGACCCTGATCAACCGGCTGCCCATGGAGCAGTATCTGGAAGGGGTGGTGCCCTCGGAGATGCCGCCGTCGTTCGCCCCGGCCGCGTTGCGGGCCCAGGCCGTGGCGGCGCGGACCTTTGCCTGGCGGATCGTCACGCGCACCCGTGAGGCGGGCAAGCCGTACGATCTCTCGGCCGGCATGATGGATCAGGCCTACCTGGGCATGGGCGTGGCCAACGTGGCCACGCAGGACGCGGTGCGCCTTACGCGCGGCCAGGTGCTGCTGTACCACGACGCGCCGGCGTTCACGGCGTTCCACGCCCACTCCGGCGGCGTGCTGGAGGACGACGCTGCGGTGTGGAGCGCGAACATGCCGTACCTCAAGGTGGCTGACGACGAGCGCAGCGAGGACTACAAATCACTGGACTGGGAGTATCGCATCGCTCCGTCCGAGCTGGCCCGGCTGCTGAAACGCAACGGTTTTTCTTTGAGCCGCGTGGAAGGCCTGCGCGTGGACGGCCGCAGCACCTCCGGCCGCATTGCGGAGGTGGCCGTCACCACGGACGACGGCGTGCTGCACATCCGCGGCAACAGCTTCCGCCTGCTGGTGGGGCCGGCGCGCATGCGCAGTCTGCTCTGCGACGTGAGCCGCGACGAGGACGGGCAGTTCGTCTTCAATGGCCGCGGCTACGGCCACGGGGTGGGCATGTCCCAGTGGGGCGCGCAGGCCATGGCCTACGCCGGCAAGGACTACAAGGACATCCTGAGCACCTACTATCCGGGCACAACGCTCCGAGCCCTCTACAACTGA
- the ricT gene encoding regulatory iron-sulfur-containing complex subunit RicT, whose translation MSQILGLKFRDSGSIYYFDSGAFVVKPFDRVIVNTDQGMALAKVVLVLSEPPDDFEGGEIKPIYRLASEEDLVQEQENEALAQEAFEYCRKSIVEHGLEMKLVDVDVFFDRGKIVFYFTAPNRIDFRELVKDLVRNYRTRIELRQIGVRHETQMTGAVGNCGQLCCCRRFLRKFAPVTIKMAKEQNLFLNPTKISGICGRLLCCLAYEQENYEKFHAKCPRVGKRYMTERGGMKVLRANFFRDSLSVLPDGGEEEEIFIDEWGDLNPQRPDPNQQPQQRSEANNRPKREKPPRKPRGKGEGETPPRDEAAEAPQPVEPEAVETEEPAEDTQQAASGGKPDRKRKDQKRGRRGSRGRKRDADAEKQGGAAEDSDASGKGGRDSSRKPAPRDQRGEEQKPEGKGAEPKEAKEPKQQKTQNLPAVQSKSTFGISGIGAKLPPAESEAEHSAEAKPAQEAAAPAPEGQPAQEGDAQAKEDGQKPKGKGRSRSSRRRPSRRSGRGRGGGGGGEQKSGEAGQQQKESGGSEGGQRKSRPRRRRRKPKQDKPKE comes from the coding sequence ATGAGTCAGATACTTGGACTGAAATTTCGCGATTCCGGGTCGATATACTACTTTGACTCCGGGGCGTTCGTGGTCAAGCCGTTCGATCGCGTCATCGTGAACACCGATCAGGGCATGGCCTTGGCCAAGGTCGTGCTGGTGCTCAGCGAGCCGCCCGATGATTTCGAGGGCGGGGAGATCAAGCCCATCTACCGGCTCGCCTCCGAGGAGGACCTCGTTCAGGAGCAGGAGAACGAGGCGCTCGCCCAAGAGGCATTCGAGTACTGCCGCAAGAGCATTGTCGAGCACGGTTTGGAGATGAAGCTCGTCGATGTGGACGTCTTCTTCGACCGCGGCAAGATCGTTTTCTACTTTACCGCGCCCAACCGCATCGACTTCCGCGAGTTGGTCAAGGACTTGGTGCGCAACTACCGCACGCGCATCGAGCTGCGGCAGATAGGCGTGCGCCACGAGACGCAGATGACCGGCGCCGTGGGCAACTGCGGCCAGCTCTGCTGCTGCCGGCGGTTCCTGCGCAAGTTCGCTCCCGTGACCATCAAAATGGCCAAGGAGCAGAACCTGTTCCTCAATCCCACCAAGATTTCGGGCATCTGTGGCCGATTGCTCTGCTGCCTGGCCTACGAGCAGGAGAACTACGAGAAGTTCCACGCCAAGTGTCCGCGCGTGGGCAAGCGCTACATGACCGAGCGCGGCGGCATGAAGGTGCTGCGTGCCAACTTCTTCCGCGACTCTCTCTCTGTATTGCCAGACGGCGGCGAGGAAGAGGAAATTTTCATCGACGAGTGGGGAGACCTCAACCCGCAACGGCCGGACCCCAACCAGCAGCCGCAGCAACGGAGTGAGGCCAACAACAGGCCCAAACGTGAGAAGCCGCCGCGCAAGCCGCGCGGCAAGGGCGAGGGCGAGACTCCCCCCAGGGACGAAGCCGCAGAGGCGCCGCAGCCTGTCGAGCCTGAGGCTGTGGAGACGGAGGAGCCGGCGGAGGATACACAGCAGGCCGCATCCGGCGGCAAGCCGGACCGGAAGCGCAAGGACCAGAAGCGCGGCCGTCGCGGCTCCCGCGGCCGCAAGCGCGATGCCGACGCCGAGAAGCAGGGCGGCGCGGCCGAGGATTCCGACGCTTCGGGCAAGGGTGGCCGGGATTCTTCAAGAAAGCCCGCCCCCAGGGACCAGCGCGGCGAAGAGCAGAAGCCCGAGGGCAAGGGCGCGGAGCCCAAAGAGGCCAAGGAGCCCAAGCAGCAGAAGACTCAGAACCTGCCGGCTGTACAGTCCAAGAGCACGTTCGGCATTTCGGGCATTGGCGCCAAGCTCCCGCCGGCGGAGAGCGAGGCTGAGCATTCGGCCGAGGCCAAACCCGCGCAGGAAGCCGCAGCACCTGCTCCGGAAGGCCAGCCCGCGCAGGAAGGCGACGCCCAGGCCAAGGAAGATGGTCAGAAGCCCAAGGGCAAGGGGCGGTCCCGCTCCTCCCGGCGGCGTCCCTCACGCCGTTCCGGCCGTGGCCGTGGAGGCGGCGGTGGAGGCGAGCAGAAAAGCGGAGAAGCCGGGCAGCAGCAGAAGGAGTCCGGCGGTTCGGAAGGCGGCCAGCGCAAGTCCAGGCCGCGCCGCAGACGCCGCAAGCCCAAGCAGGACAAACCCAAGGAATAG
- the metG gene encoding methionine--tRNA ligase yields the protein MERFYVTTPIYYVNAKPHLGHAYTTIVADCLNRFHKALGQETFFLTGTDEHGDKIVQAAEANGESPKAYVDRISGMFRDLYPSLGVEYDRFVRTTEPQHVETVQTILQKVYDSGDIYFAEYTGLYCYGCERFYTEKELEDGLCPQHQKAPEEIKESNYFFRMSKYKDWLAEYIRANPQFIRPTRYAKEVLALLESGELEDLCISRPKHRLDWGIELPFDKDYVCYVWFDALINYLTGVDWPDGENFPKFWPGVQHFVAKDILKPHAVFWPTMLKAAGIDLYNSLNVHGYWLVDHTKMSKSLGNVISPLDMVERYGTSAFRYYLMREMHFGNDASFSEEGLVARLNADLANDLGNLFSRVLSMVHKYQGGTVPTPGAFTEEDEALMELGRESMQNFVQLFEHVEFSRALESLWEFVRAMNKYVDDMKPWALNKGGETERLGTVMYVLLEGMRKAAAFLWPVMPEACEQMLVQLQGAFDPMTLDLVQEATHWKGLAPGGELAKVSNLFPRVDWEKKQDEAPKSEPKQKKAKDRKESKKVDEKSAGDEGFIEFGDFQKLDLRVGTVTSGEKHPDADKLLRLDVNLGEMGKRQIIAGLAEFFTPEDLAGKQVVVVSNLKPRKLRGLESQGMILAVRTDQGMRLLTPTDSAPDGSRVS from the coding sequence GTGGAACGCTTTTACGTAACCACGCCCATTTACTACGTGAATGCCAAGCCCCATCTTGGCCATGCATACACCACTATTGTTGCCGACTGCCTGAACCGCTTCCACAAGGCGTTGGGTCAGGAGACATTTTTCCTCACCGGCACGGACGAGCACGGCGACAAGATCGTGCAGGCCGCGGAGGCCAATGGCGAATCGCCCAAGGCCTACGTGGACCGCATCTCCGGAATGTTCCGCGATCTCTACCCCAGCCTGGGCGTGGAGTATGACCGCTTCGTGCGCACCACCGAGCCCCAGCACGTGGAAACCGTGCAGACAATTCTGCAGAAGGTGTACGATTCCGGCGACATATACTTCGCCGAGTACACCGGCCTGTACTGCTACGGCTGCGAGCGTTTCTACACCGAGAAGGAGCTGGAGGACGGGCTCTGCCCGCAGCATCAGAAGGCCCCGGAGGAGATCAAGGAGTCCAACTACTTCTTCCGGATGTCCAAATATAAAGACTGGCTGGCCGAGTACATCCGCGCCAATCCCCAGTTTATCCGGCCCACACGCTACGCCAAGGAGGTGCTCGCGCTGCTGGAGTCCGGCGAGCTGGAGGACCTCTGCATCTCCCGGCCCAAGCACCGCCTGGACTGGGGCATCGAGCTGCCCTTTGACAAGGACTACGTCTGCTACGTCTGGTTCGACGCGCTCATCAACTATCTGACCGGCGTGGACTGGCCGGACGGCGAGAACTTCCCCAAGTTCTGGCCCGGCGTACAGCATTTCGTTGCCAAAGACATCCTCAAGCCCCACGCCGTGTTCTGGCCCACCATGCTCAAGGCGGCCGGTATCGACCTCTACAACAGCCTCAACGTGCACGGCTACTGGCTCGTGGATCACACCAAGATGTCCAAAAGTCTGGGCAACGTGATCTCGCCGCTGGACATGGTGGAGCGCTATGGCACCAGCGCCTTCCGCTACTACCTGATGCGCGAGATGCACTTTGGCAACGACGCGAGCTTCTCCGAGGAGGGGCTGGTGGCGCGGCTCAACGCCGACCTCGCCAACGACCTGGGCAACCTCTTCAGCCGCGTGCTTTCCATGGTGCACAAGTACCAGGGCGGCACGGTGCCAACGCCCGGAGCGTTTACGGAGGAGGACGAGGCGCTGATGGAGCTGGGCCGCGAGTCCATGCAGAATTTTGTCCAGCTTTTTGAACACGTGGAGTTCTCCCGTGCCCTGGAATCGCTCTGGGAGTTCGTGCGCGCCATGAACAAGTACGTGGACGACATGAAGCCGTGGGCGCTGAACAAGGGCGGCGAGACAGAACGACTCGGCACCGTGATGTACGTGCTTCTGGAAGGCATGCGCAAAGCGGCGGCGTTCCTCTGGCCGGTCATGCCCGAGGCGTGCGAGCAGATGCTTGTGCAGCTGCAGGGCGCGTTCGACCCCATGACGTTGGACCTTGTCCAGGAGGCTACCCACTGGAAAGGCTTGGCGCCGGGGGGCGAGCTGGCCAAGGTCTCCAACCTCTTCCCGCGCGTGGACTGGGAGAAGAAGCAGGACGAGGCGCCCAAGTCCGAGCCCAAGCAGAAGAAGGCGAAGGACAGGAAAGAGTCCAAAAAAGTGGACGAAAAGAGCGCCGGGGACGAAGGCTTCATCGAGTTCGGCGACTTCCAGAAGCTGGACCTGCGCGTGGGCACCGTGACTAGCGGCGAGAAGCACCCGGACGCGGACAAGCTGCTGCGGCTGGATGTGAACCTGGGCGAGATGGGGAAACGGCAGATTATCGCCGGTCTGGCCGAGTTCTTTACGCCTGAGGATCTGGCCGGCAAGCAGGTCGTGGTGGTGTCTAACCTCAAGCCGCGTAAGCTGCGCGGTCTGGAGTCGCAGGGCATGATCCTGGCCGTGCGCACGGACCAGGGCATGCGGCTGCTCACCCCCACGGACAGCGCGCCTGACGGCAGCAGGGTTTCCTGA
- a CDS encoding YkvI family membrane protein: MNKGLVLTIAGAILAFLIGSGFASGQEILQYFAAYQYQSILVGITIILVLAFANYCFVYAGNREKFTKGSEVFNYFCGPFFGRLFDYFAAIFCYMSFVVMLGGISATVEQQFGIPGAIGAVGLAICAGLTVIFGLNTIVNIISKIGPALMILAILIGICALARSWGSLAEGVMLIKTKQVTVMQASTHWLFAGCSYGGFCLVWLAGFMAQLGSEYEHNGKELQLGQILGVSLLVFACIIVSLAQVADIRDVAGTQVPNLILAQKLAPVLAHVFAAIIVLSIYTTSCPLLWTVCARFTEQGSKEYKGLTVILAIAGCFVALKIPFNTLVNYIYVLNGYVGALLIIFMAIKMVRLRFGASPAPVGKSLSEP, from the coding sequence ATGAACAAAGGTTTGGTCTTGACCATAGCAGGGGCAATACTTGCATTTCTGATAGGCTCTGGGTTCGCTTCAGGCCAGGAAATTCTGCAGTATTTCGCTGCGTATCAATATCAAAGCATTCTTGTGGGCATTACTATTATTCTGGTGCTCGCTTTTGCCAACTACTGTTTTGTCTACGCCGGCAACCGTGAGAAATTCACCAAGGGAAGCGAAGTGTTCAACTATTTTTGCGGCCCGTTTTTCGGGCGGCTCTTTGACTATTTCGCTGCCATCTTCTGTTACATGTCTTTCGTGGTCATGCTCGGCGGCATTAGCGCCACGGTAGAACAGCAGTTCGGCATTCCCGGCGCGATCGGCGCGGTCGGACTTGCCATCTGCGCCGGATTGACGGTTATTTTCGGCCTGAATACCATCGTCAACATTATCAGTAAGATCGGCCCCGCCCTGATGATTCTGGCCATTCTGATCGGCATATGTGCCCTTGCCCGTTCATGGGGTTCGCTCGCCGAAGGAGTCATGCTGATCAAAACCAAGCAGGTCACAGTCATGCAGGCCTCCACACACTGGCTCTTTGCGGGGTGTTCGTATGGCGGGTTCTGCCTGGTATGGCTCGCAGGCTTCATGGCCCAGCTTGGCTCTGAATACGAGCATAACGGCAAGGAGCTGCAACTCGGGCAGATCCTCGGCGTGTCCCTGCTCGTTTTCGCCTGCATCATCGTGAGCTTGGCGCAAGTTGCCGACATCCGGGACGTTGCCGGAACCCAGGTGCCCAATCTGATTCTGGCGCAAAAGCTGGCGCCTGTGCTCGCCCATGTATTTGCCGCCATCATCGTGCTGAGTATTTACACGACGTCTTGCCCGCTTCTCTGGACCGTATGCGCACGGTTTACGGAACAAGGCAGCAAGGAATACAAGGGATTGACCGTTATACTCGCTATCGCGGGCTGCTTTGTGGCACTTAAAATTCCCTTCAACACCTTGGTTAACTACATCTATGTGCTTAACGGCTACGTGGGCGCACTCCTTATCATCTTTATGGCCATCAAAATGGTCCGCTTACGCTTCGGCGCGAGCCCTGCGCCCGTCGGAAAAAGCCTCTCTGAACCATAG
- a CDS encoding GrdX family protein — MEYVILTNNGSIIGTDLQDFAVIHVPGGIEAIYEAISDHLQNGYALVSSPLPANVPLIRSPIRSVILEKNSRKYDAQGLITLEKAKARTAIVGVHDTGRTRFDLECINKDQLLLAIRQLKEFDLCSRLEYSIEQDGVTPS; from the coding sequence ATGGAGTACGTCATTCTCACCAACAATGGCAGCATCATCGGGACAGACCTGCAAGACTTCGCAGTAATCCACGTGCCTGGTGGCATTGAAGCAATATACGAGGCCATCAGCGATCACCTGCAAAATGGTTATGCCCTGGTATCATCCCCGCTGCCAGCCAATGTGCCCTTGATCCGTTCGCCGATCCGCAGTGTCATTCTGGAAAAAAACTCGCGCAAGTACGACGCGCAAGGCTTGATCACCTTGGAGAAAGCCAAGGCACGGACAGCCATCGTTGGCGTTCATGACACTGGACGCACACGATTCGATCTCGAATGCATCAACAAGGATCAATTGTTGTTGGCCATCAGGCAATTGAAGGAATTCGACCTGTGTTCCCGACTTGAATACAGCATTGAACAAGATGGAGTTACGCCTTCATAA
- a CDS encoding glycine/betaine/sarcosine/D-proline family reductase selenoprotein B, whose amino-acid sequence MKYRIVHYINQFYAGKGGEDKADYKPESVPNPVGPGNEISRLLRELGDEAELVGTVICGDTYYGEHIEEARATCLGMAEALKPDLLIAGPAFNAGRYGVASGDIAVSVGEELGIPTVAGMFEENPGVELYRKGCYIVPNSESARSMKKDLAAMTALGLKLLKKEPMGPAREEGYFSRNIRKCFFKDASGAARAVNMMLARLKGEQFLTEYEMPVFKKITPAAPIKDMKNATIAIISSGGVVPTGNPDHIRVSSADSFGKYDISQLDDLTPENFESIHGGYDRAMANLDPDCIVPVDELRKLEKEGVFKKLHPFFYTTTGTGTSVNNAEQFGQDIGALLRNAEVDAAILTSTUGTCTRCGASMTREIERVADIPVVQIATIVPIMLTVGANRIVPGVAIPHPVGDPLKGPERDHSIRRSLLLKAFEAMQTEITEQTVF is encoded by the coding sequence ATGAAATACCGTATAGTGCATTATATCAACCAGTTCTATGCAGGCAAGGGCGGCGAGGACAAAGCTGATTACAAGCCTGAATCCGTCCCCAACCCTGTGGGACCGGGCAATGAAATCAGCCGCCTGCTTCGGGAACTTGGCGACGAGGCCGAACTGGTGGGCACCGTCATTTGCGGCGACACCTACTATGGTGAACACATCGAAGAAGCCCGTGCCACATGTCTTGGCATGGCAGAAGCACTCAAACCGGACCTGCTCATTGCCGGACCAGCGTTCAATGCTGGTCGCTACGGCGTGGCCAGCGGAGACATAGCCGTATCGGTGGGCGAAGAACTCGGTATTCCCACTGTCGCGGGCATGTTCGAGGAAAACCCGGGCGTGGAGCTCTATCGGAAGGGGTGCTACATCGTGCCCAACTCGGAAAGCGCCCGTTCGATGAAGAAGGATCTTGCGGCCATGACAGCACTTGGCCTCAAGCTTCTGAAAAAGGAGCCCATGGGGCCGGCCAGGGAAGAAGGCTACTTCTCCCGAAACATCCGCAAATGTTTTTTCAAGGATGCAAGCGGCGCGGCCCGCGCCGTGAACATGATGCTGGCCCGTTTGAAGGGCGAGCAGTTCCTTACGGAATACGAGATGCCGGTTTTCAAGAAAATCACGCCGGCCGCTCCCATAAAGGACATGAAAAACGCAACCATCGCCATCATCAGTTCCGGCGGTGTGGTGCCCACTGGCAACCCGGACCACATCCGGGTGTCTTCCGCAGATAGTTTCGGCAAGTATGACATCTCACAACTGGATGATCTTACTCCGGAAAACTTTGAGTCCATCCACGGCGGGTATGACCGCGCCATGGCCAATCTCGATCCGGACTGCATTGTGCCCGTTGATGAATTGCGCAAACTGGAGAAGGAAGGCGTTTTCAAGAAGCTCCACCCCTTCTTTTACACCACCACGGGTACCGGCACGAGCGTCAACAACGCCGAACAGTTCGGGCAAGACATTGGCGCGCTTCTGCGCAACGCGGAGGTGGATGCCGCCATCCTCACATCCACTTGAGGAACCTGTACTCGATGCGGTGCATCGATGACGCGGGAAATCGAACGTGTTGCCGACATTCCTGTTGTGCAGATTGCCACCATCGTCCCCATCATGCTCACTGTTGGGGCAAACAGGATCGTCCCTGGGGTCGCCATCCCTCATCCGGTGGGAGATCCTCTGAAAGGTCCGGAAAGAGACCATTCCATTCGGCGTAGCCTCCTGCTCAAGGCGTTTGAAGCCATGCAGACTGAAATTACGGAGCAGACCGTTTTCTAA